The genomic stretch GCTGTTGAACATAATTTAGAGATAATACCTGTTATAAATAAGATAGATTTACCTAATGCTAATATAACGGAAACTGAACTTGAAATAGAAGATTTAATAGGTATCCCTGGAGATGAGATATATAAAATAAGTGCAAAAGAAGGTACTGGAGTTGAAGAACTTTTAGAAGCTATTATAGAAAAAATCCCTGCTCCATCTGGAAAAGACGAAGATAAATTAAAAGCCTTAATTTTTGATGCAAAATATGACAAATATAGAGGAGTAATAGTATATGTAAGGATATTTGACGGTAGTGTAAAATCAGGTGATAAGATTATGACTTTTTCAAATAAACAAACATATGAGGTCGTTGAGGTTGGGGCATTTACACCAGAAATGAAAAAGGTGGATTCTCTTAACGCAGGGGATATAGGTTATATTATTGCTGGAATGAAGGAAGTATCGATGGCCAAAATTGGTGATACGATTACTAGTGCTAAAGACCCAACCAAAGAACCATTACCTGGATACAAGGAAGTTAAACCAATGGTATACGCAGGGATGTATCCCGGCATTCCCGAATATTATGAAGAATTAAGAAAAGCGCTTGAAAAGTTAAAATTGAATGATTCGGCGCTAGTATTTAATCCTGACCATTCACCAGCATTGGGTTTTGGATTTAGATGCGGTTTTTTGGGACTTTTACATATGGATGTTGTGAAAGAAAGACTTGAGAGAGAATTTGAAATGGCGGTTATTTTAACTGCTCCAAATGTTGAATATAAAGTGGTGTTAAAAAACGGGGAAGAATTATTAATAAATGACCCTGCAAAGTTTCCCAGTGAGAGTGAAATACAAGAGGTATATGAACCTTATGTGAAACTTTCTATAATTACTCCGCCAGAGTATCTTGGAAAACTAATGAATTTGGTACAGAACGAAAAAAGAGGTACCATGATATCAACTGAAAATGCAGGTTTTGAAAGAGTTGTGTTAAATTTTGAAGTACCATTGGCAGAGATAATTTTTGATTTCTTTGATAGAATGAAAGCTTTAAGTAGAGGGTATGCATCAATGGATTATGAATTAATTGGATATAGAAAAAGCGATTTGGTTAAAGTGACGATTTTAGTAAACAAAGAACCGGTGGAAGCTTTATCAATGATTGCTCATAAAGATAAAGCATACACTATGGCGAGGAAACTGGTAGATAAACTGGCAGAACTTATTCCTCAACATCAATTTGAAATACCTATACAAGCAAAAGCAGGCGGTAGAATAATAGCTCGTTCGACAGTTAAAGCGTTAAGAAAGGATGTTCTTGCCAAATGTTATGGTGGGGATGTTACAAGAAAAATGAAATTGCTTGAAAAGCAAAAAGAGGGTAAGAAAAAATTGAGAGAAATAGGACGAGTAAGTATACCACAAGAAGCATTTCTTGCCTTGCTGAAAGTTGGCGAAGATGAAAATAGTTAAGATTGTATTTTTACTCATTGCAACTATTTCAATAGGTTCTCAAGTTTATTTTACTGAAAATGGAATTTTAACAGATGTTGTAGCTGAATTTATAAAAAACTCAAAAAGTTTTTTATATATATCGTCGTATAGTTTAAATGAAGAAAAAATTGTAGAAGTAATAAAACAGGTTTACAATTCAGGAATTGATATAAAAATACTTTTGGAGACTCCGAGCCCGTTACTTGGAGATTCGGTAAAAATGGATTATGAGAAATCTTTACATCATGCAAAGTTTATCGTAAATGAAACAGGAGTGTTATTTGGGTCTGCCAATTTTACTAAAAGTGGGCTTGAGACGGGTTTTAACGATGTTATTTTTTTCGAAAACTATGTAGAACAATTCAGAAAATTATTCTTAAGTTTATGGAACAAAGGAGAAGTAGTAGGATGTCAACCATTTTTAGTTGTAGGTTATGATAATGTGGAAGAAAAGATATTGGATTTTATATCTCATGCAAGGAAAAGAATTTATGTGGTAGTTTATGCTTTTACGAATAAACAGATCTTTACACTATTAAAGTACAAAGAATCCAGAGGATTGGATGTAAGAATTATTACGGACTCTTGGTTTATAAATTCAAATTTAAACGAAATACCCAATAGAAATTTGAAGATAATATTTAAACCAATGTTACATCATAAATTTATGATTATCGATAATATGGTAATTTTGGGTTCTGCCAATTTTACGTTGAATGGATTAAATAAAAATTTTGAAATGATTTATATAACTGACGATTTTTTGGAAGAGTATTTAAAAATTTTTGAATATCTTTGGAGGTTTGAAAGTGGAAACAATAATTTTAAAGATTGATCCATTGGGAGAAATAGATATTAAAATTCCAGTAGAGATAATAAAAAAAGGGGGGCTTGTGGCATTTCCCACTGAAACTGTGTATGGACTGGGGGCTAGCGTTTTTAATGCACATGCTGTAAGTAATATATATAAGGTTAAGGGAAGGGCCTCAGATAATCCTCTAATTGTTCATGTAAGTGATTTTAATAGTGTAAGTGATATCGCAATATTACCTGAAAAGTTCGAAAAAGTTGTAAAGAAACTTACTCCAGGTCCAATTACATTTGTATTAAAGAAAAAAGAGGGTATACCAGATGTTGTAACTGCAGGTTTGAATACTGTTGGTGTCAGAATACCTGCACATCCAGTTGCTCGAAAATTATGTGAACTTGCTGGTCCTATTGCCGCTCCAAGCGCGAATCTTTCAGGAAAACCAAGTCCAACAAATGCGTCTGCTGTAATTGAGGACTTAAATGGAAAAATAGACTGTATAATTGATTCTGGTGATACACCTTTTGGGTTGGAATCGACAATAATAGATTTGTCGGGGTGTACACCTGTTGTTTTGAGACCTGGGCCAATAACAATAGAAGAATTAAGAGAAATATTTGGTGAAATAGATATTCCAGATTTTGTAAAAAATGCAAATCATGTAGAGAATCCCAAGGCTCCAGGAATGAAGTATAAGCATTATGCTCCAGAAAAACCATTATATATGTTTTATAGACATGAACGTGAGAAAATTTTAAAACTTGTGGAAAAAGAAAATGGTGTTATCATTTGTCCGGAAGAACATAGAAAACTGTATCCTAAAGAAAGGGTCATTATTCTTGGAAAACTTGAAAATCCATATTCAATAGCTCAAAATCTTTTTAAAGTATTGAGGTTGTTTGACAAAACGGGTTTTCAAGTTGGGTTTATCGAAGCATTTGAAGAAAGTGGTATACTATTTTCAGTGATGAATAGATTAAAAAAAGCTGCAAAGCTCTGGAGGTGATTTTGTGAATAATAAATGGAGATCCACAACGGTTGTTTGTGTAAGAAAAGATGATTCAGTAGTAATGGTTTCTGATGGACAGGTTACGTATGGAAATACCATTATGAAAGGAAATGCAAAAAAGGTAAGAAAGATGGGAGATGGTAAAGTTTTAGCGGGCTTTGCTGGTTCTGTAGCAGATGCAATGGCGCTCTTTGATAGATTTGAAGCAAAATATAGAGAATGGGGTGGAAATCTATTAAAAGCAGCAGTTGAACTTGCTAAAGATTGGAGAACTGATAGAATTTTAAGAAGATTAGAAGCACTTTTGCTAGTAGCAGATAAAGAGTATACTTTAATTGTGTCCGGAACTGGGGAAGTTATTCAACCTGAAGACAATATTGCATCTATAGGTTCAGGATCTCCTTATGCAATTGCCGCAGGAAGGGCTCTTTTAAGATATACAGATTTAAGTGCAAAAGAAATTGCTCTGGAGGCAATAAAGATAGCAAGTGAAATTTGTATATATACAAATGATAACTTTACCATAGAGGAGTTGTGATATGCCAATAAGTTATATGGAATTTTCAATTAAACTTTTTGGTATAAATTCATTAAAGGAAAAACGTTCAATAGTAAAAAGGTTAATTTCTGATATAAGAAATAAATTTAACGTTTCAGTTATTGAAAATGATCTCCAAGATTCCAAAAGTTATATTAACTTAGCTTTATCATTTGTAAGTATAAATAAAAGTGCTGCTTATAGAACAATGGAAAATTTAGAAGAATATATAGAACAGTTTTATAATGTAGAAAATGTAATAAAGGAGGTGTATGATTGATAGATAAAGAACTAGCAGAAATCAAAGAAATGGTGAAATTGTTAGTTACAAATGAAAGATTAACACATGTTGAGGGAACTGCAAAATTTGCTAAGACGTTAGCGTTAATTCATAATTTAGATCAAAATATTGCAGAATTTATGGCGTATGCTCATGATATTTTTAGGGATGTAATTTATGAAAAGTTGGTTAAAATAGCTAGAATTTATTCTATAGAAATTTCGACACATGATCAAGCTAACCCTGTTTTATTACATGGAAAAGTTGCTGCAGAATTTATTAAAAGAAGGTTCAATATAAATGATGATGATATTTTGACAGGTATAGCGTTCCACACATCAGGTTTTAAAAACTTTGGAGTTTATGGGAAAGTTTTATTTTTAGCTGATTCTCTTGAAGAAACAAGGACTTATCCCAATGTAGAGGAACTTAGAGAACTAGCATATAAAGATATTGACATAGCATATTTTGAAGTATTAAGGAATAAAATAATTTACGCGCTTTCCAGAGATTTGTTAATATTACCTGAAAGTGTAGATAGTTGGAATAGTATAATAGTAAAAAGAAAAGGAGGAGTTTTATGAGAAAAAAAAGAAAAAGTCGTGCAGGTTTGTGGATATCTATTGTAGTTCTAACAATAGTAGTTATATCAGGTTTTACATTTTGGAAAATATATTCAATAAAAAGTTCGCCAGAATTTAATGCATCAATAATTAGTCAATACTTATTTATAGATTCTACTAATAATGTGGGATATTACATATTTATTCAAGGAGAAAAAAGAAACCTTTATATTTTGAAAGTTAAAGATCATTCTTATAATTCAGCTAGTAAACAAGAGATTGATTTTAAAAGTCCTCTTTTGGCAAAAAGTTTGCTTGCAGATATGTTAGGAGTTAACGCTGTTTATGATTACTATGTAATTTTTGATAATACTGTTGAAGATTTTTCAAATGCTTTTGGAATTAACACTAACAATTTTGATACTCTTTTTGAAAAACTTTCTCAGAGAGGTTTAAAATTTTTTGATTATTTCAAATTAGATGGGATAATAAAAAAATTAAGACCTAACACAACGCTTACTTCCCCAGCGTTAGCAAAATTGTTATACGCATTTGGAAATTATAGTGTTAAAACATTTGATTTACCAACAATGACAGAAAAACCTTTAAAAATAACTGTATCAGGGAAAACTTTTGAAAGGTTATATATTGATTTAGAAAAATTAGAGCAATTAAAGAAATTATTAGGAGGTGAATTATGAAAAAACTAATTATTTCAATGTTTTTAATTGGTTTATCTTTAATGGGTTTGTCTATCGATATCTATGGAGGGTATAATTACGTTTTTACTCCTGACAGTACTATAAGTAGCTTTTTTGATGTTTCTGTTGATATCCCGTTAAATGAAAATGATAACACGCAATTTGGTTTGTCTTTAAATTTACTTTCTATAACTACCGATGTTGACAGTTTTTTCTTTTCATTGACAACATATGGAAAATACAATACTAAAACTTCGTCTGGAATTTTCTCGGTGTTTGGTAAAGGTGGAGCTGTTTTTCCAATAGATTTCAGTTTTTCTTCTGTCGGATATATGGTTTTTGCGGGGATTAGGTATTACTTTAATCAATTTTTTGTTGGTTTTTCGTATGAAGTTATATACTTGTATAATGATTTAAAGTTGGATGTTATTCCAATACAATTTGGATACAATTTTTGAAGGGGGAAGTGATTTGATAAAAGAAGGCGATAAAGTTTTGTTATATGGAGAGGACGGCAGTAAGATAATAATTAGAGTGGAAGCTAATAAAAAAAAGGGGACACATCTTGGACATGTTGATATGAACGACATAATCGGAAAAAAATATGGAGAACAAATAGTTTTGGGTCGGAAAAGAAGAGTTTTTTATCTTCTAAAGCCGACGTTTATTGATCTGATTTTCAGTATGAAAAGAAGAACACAGATTATCTATCCAAAGGATGCATCCTATATTTTGTTTAAATTGGATATTAAACCAGGTGATAGAGTTATAGATACTGGCGTAGGTAGTGGAGCAATGTGTGGAGCATTTGCAAGAATCGTGGGTAAAGAAGGAAAGGTATATGGATATGAACGCAGGGAAGATTTTTACAATTTGGCAAAGAAAAATTTAAAAGAGTGGGGATTAGAAAATTTTGTTGAATTAAAATTGAAGGATATCGCTAATGGTTTTGATGAAACAAACGTAGATGCTTTGATGTTAGATGTCCCAGATCCGTATAATTATATTCAACAATGTTGGTCTGCTCTAAAAGGTGGCGGAAAAATGGGGATTATTTGTCCCACCACTAACCAAGTACAAGAAGTTTTAGAAAGATTATATGAAATGCCATTTATTGAAGTAGAAGTTTGGGAGAATTTGATGCGAAGGTATAAACCTGTACCTGAAAGATTAAGACCATTTGATAGAATGGTAGCACATACTACTTATTTAGTTTTTGCTACAAAAGTTAATAGTAAAATTGGAGGTGTTTTTGATGAATAAAAAGAGGATTTTGACGATAATTTCTGTGTTAATCTTGGCTTTATTTGGAAGTATATTTTTAACAGCGGCGACTGACAATCAGTTTCAAAAAGATCTCACTCCACTTGCTGAAACATTGTATTACATTTTAAATTATTATTATGATATCGACAATGTTAATGTTGACAAAGTGATAGATTATGGAATTGATGGTTTGATAAAGGGATTAGGTGATGATTTTAGTTATTATTATAACAAAGAAATGTATGAAGAGCAGTCGATCGAAAACGAAGGAGAATATGGAGGCTTAGGAATAGAAGTGACTTATGATTCTGAATATAAAGCTATAAAGGTTATTAGTCCAATGTATGGAACTCCAGCTTGGCGGGCTGGTATAAAGGCGGGCGATTTAATTGTTCAAATTGATAGTACTCCTGTTAAGAATGTTTCATACTTAGAAGCAGTAAGTATGATGAGAGGTAAACCAGGAACTAAAGTGAAATTAACCATTCTCAGAGGTGAGGAAGTTTTAAATTTTGAATTAGTAAGAGAAGTTATAAAGATTATTCCTGTAAAGTATGGTTTTATTGAGAGTGAAGTTGGACGTATTGGTTATGTAAGACTTACACGATTTAATCAACCATCTGCAACAAAACTTGAAGAAATCTTAACAAAGGTATATGACAAAGGTGTTGTTGCTTTAATTTTTGATTTAAGAGATAATCCAGGTGGCTTTTTAGATAGTGCAGTTGAAATAGGTAGTATGTTCCTCGACGCGGGTAAGTTGATTGTTACTGTTGAGCCTCGAGTGGGGCAAATCGAAAGATATGAAAGTAAAGGAAATAATTTCCCAAAAGTTCCAATTGTTGTGCTGGTAAATGGTGGTTCTGCTTCGGCAGCCGAAATTATAACAGGAGCGTTAAAGGATAATAAGCGTGCAGTGATAATAGGACAAAAAACCTTTGGTAAAGGGTCAGTACAAAGTGGTTTCCCATTAAGTAATGGTGGTGTAGCATTTATTACTATAGCTCATTACAAAACACCAAATGGTAATGACATTCATAAAGTGGGGATTGAGCCTGATATATGGGTAACGGAAGAAGCAACAAAACTAGTCCATGAAGCTGAAGTTGTGGATTATACCAAAGAATTTACAGAGGTTGATGTAAATGATCCGTACATAAAAAGAGCACTACAATATATAATCGAGAAGAAATGAGAACATTTTTTTGGGGATTTTTATTGATAGTGTTTAGTTTCATTGTTTTAACTGTCTTTCTCGTAATAAGTAATAAGGATATGGAGATTGTGGAAATTCAATCTCCTCCCCTTTTTGTTTTTAAAAATCCTTTTTTAGACCATATTCAAAAAATAAAAACGGAATTCGTTTTGCAAAAGGTTTTGTCAGAAACTAGTATATATGGTAATGGGAAGTTTTTATTAAGTAGTCTTGGTAAGGTTAGGGAAGTAAAATATTACTTTGACACAACAAAATCTGATTATTATTTTGTGGAGTTTTCTAAAAGATATTGGTGGGGAAGCAAGAAATTTTCTTACCTTTCATTTAGAGGTAATGAATTTTACTATGTGCCACACGTAGTTTTATCTGAAACTGATGAAAAAAACTTTGGAAAAGCGTTGTTAAGAGCTTTAACAGGGGATTCGGTAAGTATTTCCAGTGAAGATGTGAAAAGCAAAATAAAAATGTTAATTCTAAAAAAATATGGGGTTGTTATAAAATGAGGAAAAACGATTTGAAATTTTTTATATTTATTTTTTCATTATTAATTTACACCTTATTATCAAAAATTTTGAGTGTTTACTTAATAACACTTGGGAGATTTTATCTCAGTTATTTTTTTATTTACTTTTTACTTTTAAGTCTATTTGCTTCTGTAAAAGGTAAAATTTTTCTATTTGATGAAATATATAGATTTTGGGTTTACGCTTTTGCACCAATATTAGTTTACATATTTTTTAATTTAAATGTAATTACTCCATTTTATATTAGTGGGAACTTTGCATATTTTATCTGTTTTTTGTTTTCAAATTTTTATAATTCAAATTTTAAAGAACGTAAATTTATAATTTTGTTTAGGACACTTGGATTTTTCTTCTTTATTTTGGGGGTGTCATTGAATTGGAAAATTTTCTAGCGAAATTTGTTTTAAAGAACGCAAAATGGTTGATACTAATTTTTACAATACTTGGGATAATATTTGGAACATATAGCTTTATTAATATCCGTGTAAATGCTGAACTAACAGAACTTGCTCCCAAAGGAGTACCGGAATTTGATAACTTGATAAAATTTACAAAAGAAAAAGTAGTTTCTAACAGTTTGCTTGTAGTTGTGAAAGTTCAAAAAGTAAAGAATATCCCGGAATTTGCAAGGGAGTTAAAGGAGAGTTTCGAACAAACTCCTTATATTTCTGGTGCAGAACCTTTTGACAATCCTGAAACAATGATAAAATATGGAATTTTTGCTGTTGATGAAAGTAATTTAAATAATATTCTTGGATACTATAATGCGGTAATTAATGTTGAACCTAGGTCAGTGATTGATTTTAGATTTTGGAGAAATTTGGGTATTTCTGTAAGTGTGGTTTCAAATTATGTTAATGAATTTTTTGCAAGAAGTGGTATTAGAAAATATTATCTTTATTCCAAAGATGGAGAGCTTCTTTTAATGAATTTCTCCATGGCTAAACCAGTTACTGATGTTGACTTTATAAACGAAGCAATTCCTAAACTAAAAGAAATTTCAAAACGACTTTCTGAAAAGTGGAATGTTGAACTCCTTTTCAGTGGTTCAGCGATGAATAACTACTTGGGAAATCAACAGGTAAAAAAAGATTTTCAAACAACAACGATAATATCTTTGATTGGAATTTCAATAATACTTCTAGTTTCATATGGCAGTACTTCTGCCATGTTGTTCCTTTTTTATTCGATGTTGTTGAGTATGGGAATAAGTTTAGGAATTATTATATTATTGTTTAAGGAGATAAATATTATAACCTCTTTTGTTAATGCGATGCTTTTGGGGTTAGGTATAGACTATGGTATACATATTACGGCTAAGATTCATGAAAATTTAAGATTGTATGGTAAAAACAGAGAGAGTATAATTGAAGCTATAAGAGAAAATTTTGTGCCTTCTTTAGTTTCAGCAATTACAACATCATTAGCATTACTGGCAATTGCGTTGAGCCCATCAATCCCATTGAAACAAATGGGAATTTCCTCAGCGATAGGTGTAATAGTTTTTTTCTTGGTTATGAATTTATTGATCCCAGCTTTTTATTATAAATTTATAAGTAAAATAACTATTCCTAAAAAAGAATATTTTTCAAGGTTTGTAGAAATAACTAGGAAATTTCATCCATTAACGCTTGCAGTATGGGTTGTGTTAATTGTTGCAAGTGTTTTTGCTTATTTTGCAGTAAAAGATTTCTCTTATACTCCTCCCGGTCTTGTATCTCAGGATTCTGAAGCAGTAATAGCTTTGAATTTGGCTACTAAAGAATTTGGTGAATTTGGTATCGGACAAGTAGTAGTTGGTGCTAAGAGTTTTGAAGAGTTGAAGGCTATAAAGGAATATCTTGAAAATTCAAGATATTTTTCTAACACCTTTTCAATTTTGAATTTTGTGGAGAATCCTGAAAGAATTTCGGAGATTGAAACAACATTTTATAAAGAGATTTTCAATGTTGTAAATGAACCAATTTTAGTAGTGATATTTCAAAAATACAAACTTTATAACAGTTTGATTGAAACACTAAAAATGTTGAGAACTACAAAAACTTTTGAAGATGTATTAACAAATATTGAGAAAGATATTCCTCTCTTGTTCTTTAATGATCTAGAGGGTAATAAATATTTCTTGATTTATGCAAAAGAAAATATTGATTTATGGATAGATAATAATTTGAAATTGATTTATGGAGAAGTATTAAAAAACTATACAGTATTTGGTTATCCAGCGTTATTTTATAAGGTAATGAGATATTTAGTTGCTTCTGTAAGTAAAGCAGTTTATTTTGTTTTTGCAGCAATTTTATTAATCTTGATGATTGATCAAAGAAATATTTTTAAAGCCTTTAAAATTTCTTTTTTAGTCATTTTGTCAATTCTCGCTACGATAGGTTTGGGATACTTCGGATATAATATTGATTTAACGTTTTTAAATCTTCTTATAGTCCCCATCTTTTTGGGAATGGGTGTGGATAGTATGGTCCACCTGTCACATAGTATAAGATACGGTAGAGAGAGTGTTATTAAAACTGAGAAGGCTGTTACTGTATCTATATTTACGACCATAATGGCATTTGGAAGTTTTATGATGGCCCAAGGAAAACTTTTAAAAGAGTTTGGCATACTTGTAGTAATTGGTTTGGTAATATCTTGGTTTGTGAGTATATTTATTTATTTAAATGGTGAAGATAAACCGAAAAAGAATTGAATTAACTTTTTTTAATTTTCTTAAACATTGGGAGGAATAAAATAATAGTTCCGAAAGTTAACACAAGGTAGTATGATAAAAATCTGTAAAAGAGTACTCCTTTTATTATTAATTCTGCATTCATAGCAAAAGGCTTTAAAGTGTTTGTAAAAACTAATTCAAAACTACCGCTTGCACCGGGAGTAGGAACTAAAAAAGCAACAGCATTAACAATGTTAATGGTAGCAAAAAACTCAACAAATTTAATATTTATATTTGTAAAAATACTGATTGCATAATAAAAGACATAACTTTGAAATAGAAGAAGAAAAAACATCATAATCATGTCGTAAATTAACAGGAAAGGGTGTTCTCTAAATATTTTTTTGATAACGTCGTCTAATTCTAAAAACCATTTTTCTATTTTTTCTAAATTGACAATTTTTTTAACTAAAGGTATTTTTGCAAGTGTTAATATTAATTTAGAAATCATTTTTGGAAAGATTATACTCAAAAGTATAATAAAAGAAGAAAGAAAAGTTAGAAGTATTCCAATATTTACGAGGTTTTTTGAGATTCCAGCAACATTTTTGGAAAAAATGAAAATATATGTTATATCAATTAGAAACATGAGAAAAATCATTTCGAAAAGTCTAAGGAAAACGACTTGAGTGGCGTAAGAGGATTTTACGCCTTTTTTGTTAAGATATAAGATTTGAAATGGTTGACCGCCAACTGAAAAGGGGGTTATTGCCGAGAAATAGGCAGTTATAAAGCAGGAATTGATTGAAGAGATTAAATTAATTTTTTGCCCTAAAGTTTTAAAAACCAAATAATGTTTGATTCCATCAATTACGAAAGAAAGAATAGTTAATATAATGGCTATAATCAGTTCTTTTAAAGTAATTGAGTTTAATATATGTAAAATGATATTTTTGCTTAGTGTTGCACTATATGCAAAAAGAACTAGACCTGAAATTACCACTGATCCAATTATTCCAAAATATATTTTTTTATTCATTTTTCTTTATTCGCTCCCTTTTTTTGATAATATGAATGAGTATAATAATTGTCATAGGTTATTTTGTTAATGTTAAATGCAACATCGAACCATAATTTGAATGAGTGAAGTAAGGCTCTAAATGTACCATTTTCTTTAAATCTTCTGTTTGAGGTTAGAACAATTAAGCTTGGAATAAATTTAACTTTCCCATGTTTGGAAAGTTTTTTTGCTAATCTAAAATCTTGCGATGCTAAATTACTGTTCGTATTGTATCCTCCAACCTTGTCGTATATTTCCTTTTTTATTGCAAAGTTTGCTGCTCCAACGATATATGTATTTGTAAAAACTTTTGAAAGAAAATCTGCTATTGTATAACCAAGCAAAGTGAAAAAATTTGATATTTTTCCATTCTCAATGAAAACTAATGGACCATAAACTGCAACAATTTTTTCACTTTTATTAAACGCTTCAACTATTTTTTCTAAATAATTTGTCGGGTATAAACTATCAGCGTCACAATTTACTATAATTTCTCCTTTGGCATTTTTAAAACCAGTAGTCATTGCATTGATTGAGCCTTTTTTTTCCTCAAAAAGAATTTTATCAGCAAATTTTTTTGCTATATTTACGGAATTATCTGTGCTTCCATTGTCAACAACAATAAGTTCGTAATTTTTATATGATTGTTGGCGAATATTCTTAAGTGTGTTTTCAAGAATTTTTTCTTCGTTTAGTACAGGTACGACAATACTAATTAAAGGTTGATTTTTCATATAAACTCCCTCACATTTTTTCTCTTTTTACCTTATACCATTCTGTTACTTTATTTAACGGGCCTAAGATATAACTTTCAATTAAAACAAACATTTCAAATAACATTAATAATGGAGTAAAGATAAAAGAGTACAACAAAGAGAAAAAGCCCATTTTTTTACTATCCAATGAACTTACTGCCATTAATATATATACACTGACAACCAACCCAAATAAGTATAAGAAGGAATTAGTGTTAAAGAAAATATCAATGAATAAAGTATAGATTGGCGAAAAGATTAACAACCCGATTAATATGTACACAAATAAATAGAAAAAATGTCCCTCTTTAATTCTCTTAAACATTTCGCGGAAACCACCAACATACCATCTTTTATGTTGTTTCCATAAATCTTTAAAATTAGAAACAAATTGTATGCCAATATAGGGATATGTGGAATAATATTCTTTTACCTTCATTTTGGAAAGTTTGGTAGCCATACTAAAATCGTCTACCAATGTTTCTGGATCAACTGGTAATATTTTTTCTAATAAATCTCTTCTGAAAAACACTCCATTTCCCATGAAGATCATTTTTACAAAAATATTTGAATAAAAAATGGCTTTTACAAAGTTAAAGTAAATTTCTTGAATGATGTGTACCGGTTTGAATTTAAAGTTATATGCTTCAAAATTTGTGAAGATCATATGCACTTTCTCATTTGAGAAACAAAAAATATGAGAAGAGATGTAATTTTTGGGAATTCTTGCATCTGCATCAATTAATAAGATAATGTCACCTTTTGCTATTTCCATTGCTTCATTTATAGATTGAGGTTTTCCTTTTCTTCCTTTTTTTAACAAAACTTTTAGATTAGAAAATTCGTTTTCTAAATTTTTGGCAATATTGAAAGTATTATC from Thermosipho atlanticus DSM 15807 encodes the following:
- a CDS encoding lysylphosphatidylglycerol synthase transmembrane domain-containing protein, with the translated sequence MNKKIYFGIIGSVVISGLVLFAYSATLSKNIILHILNSITLKELIIAIILTILSFVIDGIKHYLVFKTLGQKINLISSINSCFITAYFSAITPFSVGGQPFQILYLNKKGVKSSYATQVVFLRLFEMIFLMFLIDITYIFIFSKNVAGISKNLVNIGILLTFLSSFIILLSIIFPKMISKLILTLAKIPLVKKIVNLEKIEKWFLELDDVIKKIFREHPFLLIYDMIMMFFLLLFQSYVFYYAISIFTNINIKFVEFFATINIVNAVAFLVPTPGASGSFELVFTNTLKPFAMNAELIIKGVLFYRFLSYYLVLTFGTIILFLPMFKKIKKS
- a CDS encoding S41 family peptidase, whose translation is MNKKRILTIISVLILALFGSIFLTAATDNQFQKDLTPLAETLYYILNYYYDIDNVNVDKVIDYGIDGLIKGLGDDFSYYYNKEMYEEQSIENEGEYGGLGIEVTYDSEYKAIKVISPMYGTPAWRAGIKAGDLIVQIDSTPVKNVSYLEAVSMMRGKPGTKVKLTILRGEEVLNFELVREVIKIIPVKYGFIESEVGRIGYVRLTRFNQPSATKLEEILTKVYDKGVVALIFDLRDNPGGFLDSAVEIGSMFLDAGKLIVTVEPRVGQIERYESKGNNFPKVPIVVLVNGGSASAAEIITGALKDNKRAVIIGQKTFGKGSVQSGFPLSNGGVAFITIAHYKTPNGNDIHKVGIEPDIWVTEEATKLVHEAEVVDYTKEFTEVDVNDPYIKRALQYIIEKK
- a CDS encoding glycosyltransferase family 2 protein, which encodes MKNQPLISIVVPVLNEEKILENTLKNIRQQSYKNYELIVVDNGSTDNSVNIAKKFADKILFEEKKGSINAMTTGFKNAKGEIIVNCDADSLYPTNYLEKIVEAFNKSEKIVAVYGPLVFIENGKISNFFTLLGYTIADFLSKVFTNTYIVGAANFAIKKEIYDKVGGYNTNSNLASQDFRLAKKLSKHGKVKFIPSLIVLTSNRRFKENGTFRALLHSFKLWFDVAFNINKITYDNYYTHSYYQKKGANKEK
- a CDS encoding efflux RND transporter permease subunit, which codes for MENFLAKFVLKNAKWLILIFTILGIIFGTYSFINIRVNAELTELAPKGVPEFDNLIKFTKEKVVSNSLLVVVKVQKVKNIPEFARELKESFEQTPYISGAEPFDNPETMIKYGIFAVDESNLNNILGYYNAVINVEPRSVIDFRFWRNLGISVSVVSNYVNEFFARSGIRKYYLYSKDGELLLMNFSMAKPVTDVDFINEAIPKLKEISKRLSEKWNVELLFSGSAMNNYLGNQQVKKDFQTTTIISLIGISIILLVSYGSTSAMLFLFYSMLLSMGISLGIIILLFKEINIITSFVNAMLLGLGIDYGIHITAKIHENLRLYGKNRESIIEAIRENFVPSLVSAITTSLALLAIALSPSIPLKQMGISSAIGVIVFFLVMNLLIPAFYYKFISKITIPKKEYFSRFVEITRKFHPLTLAVWVVLIVASVFAYFAVKDFSYTPPGLVSQDSEAVIALNLATKEFGEFGIGQVVVGAKSFEELKAIKEYLENSRYFSNTFSILNFVENPERISEIETTFYKEIFNVVNEPILVVIFQKYKLYNSLIETLKMLRTTKTFEDVLTNIEKDIPLLFFNDLEGNKYFLIYAKENIDLWIDNNLKLIYGEVLKNYTVFGYPALFYKVMRYLVASVSKAVYFVFAAILLILMIDQRNIFKAFKISFLVILSILATIGLGYFGYNIDLTFLNLLIVPIFLGMGVDSMVHLSHSIRYGRESVIKTEKAVTVSIFTTIMAFGSFMMAQGKLLKEFGILVVIGLVISWFVSIFIYLNGEDKPKKN